The following are from one region of the Gemmatimonadota bacterium genome:
- a CDS encoding ABC transporter ATP-binding protein, protein MIRYTEFTKHYGQVEAVKDLTMEVRDGETLALIGPNGSGKTTCLKGALGLVRPTTGSVEVAGRDPFREPDARAAIGYLPQRLGFPEGATAEEILRFHAGLRGADAARVGDLLDRFGLADAGSRRADTFSGGMRQRLGLAVTLVGDPE, encoded by the coding sequence GTGATCCGCTACACGGAGTTCACCAAGCACTACGGCCAGGTCGAGGCCGTCAAGGACCTCACGATGGAGGTCCGCGACGGGGAGACGCTGGCGCTGATCGGGCCCAACGGATCGGGCAAGACTACCTGTCTGAAGGGCGCGCTCGGGCTGGTGCGCCCCACGACCGGCTCCGTCGAGGTGGCGGGTCGCGACCCGTTCCGAGAGCCGGACGCGCGCGCCGCGATCGGCTACCTGCCGCAGCGGCTCGGCTTCCCCGAGGGCGCCACCGCGGAGGAGATTCTGCGCTTCCACGCTGGCTTGCGGGGCGCCGACGCCGCGCGGGTAGGAGATCTGCTGGACCGGTTCGGCCTCGCCGACGCGGGTTCCCGCAGGGCCGACACGTTCAGCGGCGGGATGCGCCAACGGCTGGGTCTCGCGGTCACGCTCGTCGGCGACCCCGAG